Proteins encoded together in one Penicillium digitatum chromosome 1, complete sequence window:
- a CDS encoding ABC transporter, integral membrane type 1 — protein MAYLATSSYLALSLVALDSIPAIQSIAYRISRKARDYESIELAKDVYRDEDGEATEESLRAFSDKWQRIAITLFSIAGFLVTLALAVLATLKLTITNSTPLVWLQFGVWIMLAIQAVAFFTEPRPTARYVLGHFAFWGSIVAIVVPGTELGILIFSQLGLHRGRIWVGLQLAQIASAALRAIFCVLIPRRPDVYYEDKLVEREFSVSLLSRFSFSWANGLLNYAVKHKAMDLEDIPKLTASNRADFLREKFETARQNRKLWLAIVFAHVGPMIAQMILSLGICFLSFGPQVALFQILKTLELRGSAEWNIGASYFWVLALGGLLFLASTVEAWLFWVVYSKLGVPIYAELSAVIFAKAMRRKDVKHTKKTKAPDESDNSSKGSAKADDDDEDALKKSRQSIINHVAVDARRVSDFASFNYIIPQAIFKIVIGATFLVQILGWRSAFAGLSVSLLVTPLNIYAAKKYSNAQDRLMKLRDQKLAIVTEVLQGIRQIKFSALEEQWQNRVRETRETELGALWASFVADIGLLAIWVLGPVGLSAVSLTTYAILNGSLSPSVAFTAMAIFNSLEASLAIIPELTSMGLEAKVSSDRIDQFLATSENVVNTVPADYVAFEDASVAWPAEEEDIAESKDRFILRDMTLKFPMKSLSVVSGRTGSGKSLLLSSILGECDVLAGTIKVPVPLPITDRFDHLATKANWIIDSAIAYVAQMPWIENASIKANVLFGLPDDVERYQKVIFACALAKDFEMLPDGDMTDIGANGVNLSGGQRWRISFARALYSRAGILVMDDIFSALDAHTGRHVFENALTGELGQNRTRILVTHHVALCLPRTDYSVLLENGRIKYAGTIDDLRESHHLEDILREEQAAEQADLIADGADREFLNDEETTLQRVISNTPHHKPSTAANGQVPNGNEIATAQTPTPKKFVEDEKRETGSVRLSVYLAFLKKGGSVFFWLVTLAVYLAFSSLLVGRSWWINIWTRSTSNTQAHPEQYSILLQHAMQPAAPVPQDDDLFMYLGIYVIISVTACIVGTLRYYCILSASVRASRNLFNGLVYTILRAPLRWLDTVPLGRILNRFTADFHSIDSRIGYDIGFFVSKILDVSAIMVAGMLVDWTVILLGLVLLLICLNLALSYLAGARQIKRLESTAKSPVFEQFGSSLAGLITIRAFSKPDTYVEIMYGKINRHAQAWWTLWLFNRWLSFRMSIVGAIFSTVTAGLVVYLPGISASLAGFALSFALQYNAAITMALRQYANIELNMNATERVIEYSSIEMENQGGVDAPAAWPAEGHLEVHDLVVGYAPDLPPVLNGLSFSVEKNQRVGVVGRTGAGKSSLTLALFRFLEARSGQIIIDGLDISKIKLHDLRSRLAIIPQDPVLFSGTVRSNLDPFDEYSDNELYDALARVHLISEADEDELTLTSRTATPRQPSETGATTPTAQKNNSNAFTSLSATISEGGLNLSQGQRQLLCLARAIVARPKIMVLDEATSAVDMETDALIQTSIRAEFGRNATTLLVIAHRLSTIADFDRILVMDAGKAAEFGRPKDLMGIEGGVFKNLVENSGEKEVLEKMIFA, from the exons ATGGCCTACTTGGCGACATCTAGTTATCTAGCCCTGTCGCTAGTTGCCCTGGATAGTATACCTGCTATTCAGAGCATCGCCTACCGTATTTCCCGCAAAGCGCGTGATTATGAGTCCATTGAACTAGCCAAAGATGTTTACCGTGATGAAGATGGAGAGGCGACCGAGGAATCCCTTCGAGCTTTCTCTGATAAATGGCAAAGAATCGCCATCACCCTGTTCTCCATCGCCGGGTTTCTGGTGACTCTCGCATTAGCTGTTCTTGCGACATTGAAGCTCACAATCACGAATTCCACGCCATTGGTCTGGTTGCAGTTCGGAGTATGG ATTATGCTCGCTATTCAAGCTGTTGCTTTCTTCACTGAGCCCCGGCCGACAGCCCGATATGTTCTTGGCCATTTCGCTTTCTGGGGAAGTATCGTTGCCATTGTGGTTCCGGGAACTGAACTGGGCATTTTGATATTCTCTCAACTCGGACTTCATCGTGGGCGAATTTGGGTCGGGCTGCAGTTGGCTCAAATCGCGAGTGCTGCCCTTCGAGCCATTTTCTGTGTTCTAATTCCGCGTCGGCCAGATGTTTACTACGAAGATAAGCTGGTTGAGCGGGAATTTTCAGTCTCCCTACTCAGCCGCTTCAGTTTCAGCTGGGCCAATGGGTTGCTAAACTACGCAGTGAAACACAAGGCCATGGACCTCGAAGATATTCCCAAGCTAACGGCATCGAACCGTGCTGACTTTCTACGTGAGAAATTTGAAACCGCCAGACAGAACCGGAAACTGTGGCTAGCGATTGTCTTTGCGCATGTGGGGCCAATGATCGCCCAGATGATACTCAGCCTGGGGATTTGCTTTCTGAGCTTTGGGCCACAAGTCGCCCTGTTTCAAATCTTGAAAACCCTTGAGCTGCGCGGTTCCGCAGAATGGAATATCGGGGCATCATATTTCTGGGTACTAGCCCTAGGTGGGTTGTTGTTCCTTGCCTCGACCGTGGAGGCATGGCTGTTTTGGGTCGTCTACTCTAAACTTGGAGTTCCGATCTACGCAGAGCTGTCAGCAGTTATTTTTGCCAAAGCCATGCGCCGGAAGGATGTGAAGCACACAAAAAAGACCAAGGCGCCAGATGAATCCGATAATTCCAGCAAAGGATCCGCCAAGGccgacgacgatgacgaggatgcACTGAAGAAAAGCCGCCAAAGTATTATCAACCATGTCGCCGTGGATGCTCGACGTGTTTCCGACTTTGCCTCTTTCAACTACATTATCCCACAGGCGATCTTCAAAATTGTTATCGGTGCCACTTTCCTGGTCCAAATTCTCGGCTGGCGCAGTGCCTTTGCCGGTCTTTCAGTCTCTCTTCTTGTGACACCATTGAATATTTATGCGGCTAAGAAATATTCGAATGCCCAGGACCGATTGATGAAACTCCGTGACCAGAAGCTGGCGATCGTTACCGAGGTGCTGCAGGGAATCAGGCAGATCAAGTTCTCAGCTTTGGAGGAGCAATGGCAGAATCGCGTCCGGGAGACTCGAGAAACCGAGCTCGGCGCATTGTGGGCTTCCTTCGTAGCTGATATTGGCCTGCTTGCGATCTGGGTTCTGGGGCCAGTCGGTTTATCCGCCGTTTCGTTGACTACATACGCCATTCTGAATGGTTCTTTGTCGCCTTCCGTGGCTTTCACGGCGATGGCAATCTTCAATTCACTCGAAGCGTCCCTTGCTATTATACCAGAGCTCACGTCGATGGGTCTGGAGGCAAAGGTTAGCTCGGACCGTATCGACCAATTTTTGGCCACCTCGGAAAATGTCGTTAATACCGTCCCTGCTGATTATGTTGCTTTCGAAGACGCCTCTGTTGCATGGCCCGCGGAGGAGGAAGATATCGCAGAATCCAAGGATCGTTTCATTCTGCGTGATATGACTTTGAAATTCCCGATGAAGAGTCTCAGCGTGGTATCAGGCAGAACTGGCTCTGGAAAGAGTCTGCTTCTCTCTTCGATCCTGGGTGAATGTGATGTCCTCGCCGGTACGATCAAGGTACCCGTTCCACTTCCCATTACAGACCGATTTGATCACCTCGCCACAAAAGCAAATTGGATTATAGACTCAGCAATTGCCTATGTTGCGCAGATGCCATGGATTGAGAATGCTTCGATTAAAGCGAACGTTCTCTTTGGACTACCGGATGATGTGGAGCGCTACCAAAAGGTCATCTTTGCTTGCGCTCTGGCAAAGGACTTTGAGATGCTTCCAGACGGCGACATGACCGATATTGGTGCAAATGGTGTCAATCTGAGTGGTGGTCAGCGCTGGCGTATCTCCTTCGCCCGCGCATTATACTCTAGGGCTGGCATACTTGTTATGGATGATATATTCAGCGCTCTCGATGCCCACACAGGTCGTCACGTTTTTGAGAACGCTCTCACCGGAGAACTCGGTCAGAACCGAACTCGCATTTTGGTCACTCACCATGTTGCACTGTGCCTTCCTCGCACCGACTACTCTGTGCTGTTGGAGAATGGTCGTATCAAATATGCCGGCACCATTGATGACCTGAGGGAATCGCATCATCTAGAGGATATCCTTCGCGAGGAACAAGCTGCTGAACAAGCTGATCTTATAGCAGACGGTGCAGACCGTGAATTCCTCAATGATGAGGAGACGACTCTTCAAAGGGTGATCTCGAATACACCCCACCACAAACCGAGCACGGCTGCAAATGGCCAAGTTCCCAACGGAAATGAAATTGCTACGGCACAGACGCCTACACCAAAGAAGTTcgttgaagatgaaaaacGAGAAACCGGTTCTGTGCGACTATCAGTTTATCTTGCTTTCTTGAAAAAAGGTGGCTCCGTGTTCTTTTGGTTGGTGACGCTCGCAGTCTATTTGGCGTTTTCTTCCCTCTTGGTTGGAAGG TCTTGGTGGATCAATATATGGACACGTTCAACTTCCAATACTCAGGCCCATCCTGAGCAATACAGTATCCTATTGCAGCATGCCATGCAACCAGCTGCGCCAGTCCCACAAGATGACGACCTCTTCATGTACCTCGGAATCTATGTCATCATCTCGGTCACCGCCTGTATAGTTGGCACTCTCCGTTATTACTGCATCCTTTCGGCATCAGTACGTGCCTCGAGGAACCTGTTCAATGGCTTGGTTTATACCATTCTCCGCGCGCCACTCCGGTGGCTGGACACAGTCCCATTGGGGCGTATTCTCAACCGCTTCACAGCCGACTTCCACTCAATCGATTCCCGAATCGGATATGATATCGGATTCTTCGTGAGTAAGATTCTGGATGTGTCCGCAATTATGGTTGCGGGCATGCTTGTCGACTGGACGGTGATCTTGCTTGGCTTAGTCCTGTTGCTGATATGTCTAAATTTGGCCCTATCCTATTTGGCTGGTGCCCGTCAAATCAAACGTCTTGAGAGCACTGCGAAAAGCCCTGTATTTGAGCAGTTCGGGTCTAGTCTCGCTGGCCTGATCACCATTCGTGCCTTCAGCAAACCAGATACCTACGTCGAAATCATGTACGGCAAGATCAATCGCCACGCGCAAGCATGGTGGACCTTGTGGCTGTTTAACCGTTGGCTCTCGTTCCGCATGAGCATCGTCGGCGCTATCTTCTCAACTGTCACTGCTGGGCTCGTGGTCTATCTGCCGGGTATCAGCGCTTCCCTCGCAGGTTTTGCTCTCAGTTTTGCGTTACAGTACAACGCTGCGATCACAATGGCACTGCGGCAATACGCCAACATTGAATTGAACATGAACGCCACCGAGCGTGTCATCGAGTACTCCAGCATTGAAATGGAGAACCAAGGGGGAGTCGATGCACCCGCGGCTTGGCCTGCAGAGGGCCATCTCGAAGTCCACGACCTCGTAGTGGGCTACGCACCGGATCTCCCACCGGTATTGAATGGACTGAGCTTTTCAGTAGAAAAGAACCAACGCGTAGGCGTGGTCGGACGTACAGGAGCAGGCAAGTCCTCTTTGACGCTTGCACTCTTCCGATTCCTGGAAGCACGCTCTGGTCAGATAATCATCGACGGACTCGATATCTCCAAGATCAAACTGCACGACCTCCGCAGCCGACTTGCAATTATCCCGCAAGACCCAGTGCTATTCTCCGGCACGGTGCGGTCGAATCTAGATCCGTTCGACGAATACAGCGATAACGAGCTCTACGATGCGCTAGCACGTGTGCACCTCATCTCTGAggccgatgaagatgagctgACCCTCACATCGCGCACTGCCACGCCCCGCCAGCCCAGCGAAACCGGTGCCACGACACCGACGGCACAGAAGAACAACTCCAATGCTTTCACATCTCTTTCTGCGACTATCTCGGAGGGAGGCCTCAACCTTTCCCAGGGTCAGCGCCAGCTCCTCTGCCTCGCCCGTGCCATCGTCGCGCGGCCCAAGATTATGGTCCTGGATGAGGCGACTTCTGCTGTTGACATGGAGACCGACGCGTTGATCCAGACGTCTATCCGGGCGGAATTTGGCCGCAATGCTACCACCCTGTTGGTTATTGCGCACCGCCTTAGCACCATTGCGGACTTTGATCGCATTCTTGTCATGGATGCTGGAAAGGCAGCTGAGTTTGGCAGACCTAAGGATCTGATGGGCATTGAGGGCGGTGTTTTCAAGAACCTTGTTGAGAATAGTGGGGAGAAGGAAGTGTTGGAAAAGATGATCTTCGcgtaa
- a CDS encoding Cutinase produces the protein MKSTIILALASIAIAAPTRTIENRQLPGFGSSSGTNSGLDALQSLFPGLSGSGRSSASGTSPSGGLDGLKNLIPGLSGAGGGPNILAGNGLGGLPGMGSITENGVTQNSGCKEYTFIFARGTTELGNMGSVVGPPLAQQLNSLTGDKVTVQGVDYPADVAGNALLGASGGPAMAKLVGQALSQCPQTKILLGGYSQGAMVVHNAANSLAAGQVTAAVLFGDPFKAQNVGKVPADKVKEFCHLGDPVCLNGANVMAHITYGVDTETAAKFLVSAAGGSASS, from the exons ATGAAGTCTACCATCATCCTCGCCTTGGCTAGCATTGCCATCGCGGCTCCCACTCGCACCATCGAGAACCGCCAGCTGCCTGGCTTCGGTTCCAGCAGTGGAACCAACAGTGGACTGGATGCCCTGCAGTCTCTTTTCCCAGGACTCTCGGGCTCCGGCCGCTCCAGCGCCTCGGGCACCTCGCCAAGCGGCGGATTGGATGGCCTGAAGAATCTCATCCCAGGCCTGTCGGGCGCTGGTGGTGGCCCCAACATCTTGGCAGGCAATGGACTCGGTGGTCTCCCCGGTATGG GCTCTATAACCGAGAACGGCGTGACCCAGAACTCCGGTTGCAAGGAGTACACGTTCATCTTTGCGCGCGGAACTACCGAGCTGGGTAACATGGGCTCGGTCGTTGGACCTCCCCTGGCCCAGCAGTTAAACTCCCTGACCGGTGATAAGGTCACCGTGCAGGGCGTGGACTACCCAGCGGATGTGGCA GGCAACGCACTGCTGGGTGCATCTGGTGGCCCCGCGATGGCCAAGCTCGTCGGCCAGGCTCTCAGCCAGTGCCCCCAGACCAAGATCTTGCTGGGTGGATACTCCCAGGGTGCGATGGTCGTCCACAATGCTGCCAACAGCCTCGCTGCTGGCCAAGTTACCGCCGCGGTTCTGTTCGGTGACCCATTCAAGGCCCAGAATGTCGGCAAGGTTCCCGCTGACAAGGTCAAGGAGTTCTGTCACCTTGGTGACCCGGTCTGCTTGAACGGAGCAAATGTCATGGCGCATATTACTTATGGCGTTGATACCGAGACGGCTGCGAAGTTTTTGGTTTCAGCTGCTGGCGGTTCCGCTTCTTCGTAG
- a CDS encoding FAD linked oxidase, N-terminal, with amino-acid sequence MGNTSSVAGRECFMAAVGGNPAMATFRGDLLYEFRALPSYNLAIPVHPAVITFPNTTNQVAEIVRCAVERNYRVQAYSGGHSYGNYGLGGADGHVVVDLKSFQNFSMDPDTHVATIGPGTNLGDLQDRLLHAGGRAMSHGSCPQVGVGGHFTIGGLGLMSRQWGTALDHVLEAEVVLANSSVVTASDTQNQDIFWAIKGAAASFGIVTEFKVRTQELPKGATQYTYTFSQGDVLDKVKLFQAWQSIIAKTNITRNYSTELTIFQNGIVITGSFFGTTEEFEEFEQENSLPFRNKGNVAYITNWLALVAHAAENYLVSIGGALLTSFYSKSVSFTTDELFTERGLVALFTYLDTAPKGSENWWVIFDLEGGATNDVPMNATAYVHRDAVMWMQSYAVVGFEPPAFIARRFLDRLHQVVIENRPPGPLRSYPGYVDPYLANGQMAYWGSNLERLQSIKSLVDPDDVFHNPQSVAVVP; translated from the exons ATGGGGAATACATCCAGCGTCGCCGGCCGTGAGTGCTTCATGGCCGCCGTGGGAGGGAACCCTGCCATGGCTACTTTTCGGGGAGATCTGTTATATGAATTCCGGGCCTTACCGTCCTATAACCTAGCTATTCCTGTTCACCCCGCGGTGATCACCTTTCCGAATACTACGAACCAGGTCGCTGAAATTGTGCGTTGTGCTGTTGAGAGAAACTACCGGGTACAAGCTTACAGTGGAGGTCACAGCTATGGTAACTATG GCCTGGGAGGAGCTGATGGCCATGTCGTCGTCGACCTAAAAAGTTTCCAGAACTTCTCAATGGATCCGGACACTCATGTTGCCACAATTGGACCAGGTACAAACTTGGGTGATCTTCAAGATCGTCTTCTACATGCAGGTGGTAGAGCCATGTCACATGGATCCTGTCCACAAGTTGGTGTCGGTGGGCATTTCACTATTGGTGGTCTGGGTCTTATGTCACGACAATGGGGAACTGCGCTGGATCATGTGCTGGAGGCTGAAGTGGTCCTGGCCAACTCCAGTGTTGTGACAGCGTCCGACACCCAGAACCAGGATATTTTCTGGGCTATAAAGGGTGCGGCTGCCAGCTTTGGCATTGTCACTGAGTTCAAAGTTCGCACACAGGAACTTCCAAAGGGCGCTACGCAATACACATATACATTCAGTCAAGGAGATGTACTTGACAAGGTCAAACTCTTCCAAGCTTGGCAGTCGATTATCGCAAAGACTAATATTACGCGGAATTATTCCACCGAGCTCACAATCTTCCAGAACGGTATTGTGATCACGGGCAGCTTCTTCGGAACCACAGAAGAGTTTGAGGAGTTTGAGCAGGAAAACAGTCTCCCATTCCGAAACAAGGGCAATGTGGCATACATCACGAACTGGCTCGCCTTGGTAGCCCATGCAGCGGAGAATTATCTGGTGTCGATCGGCGGAGCCTTACTCACTTCGTTCTACTCCAAGTCAGTATCGTTTACAACCGACGAACTATTCACCGAGCGCGGGCTTGTCGCCTTGTTTACATACCTCGACACCGCACCGAAGGGCAGTGAGAATTGGTGGGTTATTTTCGACCTCGAAGGTGGCGCAACGAACGATGTTCCCATGAATGCCACGGCCTATGTTCACCGTGATGCTGTCATGTGGATGCAATCCTATGCTGTGGTCGGCTTTGAGCCTCCTGCGTTCATTGCTAGAAGGTTCCTTGATCGCTTGCATCAAGTTGTGATAGAAAATCGACCACCCGGTCCTCTGCGTTCCTATCCGGGGTATGTTGATCCCTATCTAGCAAATGGTCAGATGGCATACTGGGGATCGAATCTTGAACGGCTTCAGAGTATCAAAAGTCTTGTTGATCCAGATGATGTCTTCCACAACCCGCAGAGTGTGGCTGTTGTTCCATAA
- a CDS encoding Aspartyl-tRNA synthetase, putative, translating to MPIAAVQLRSLRLRSSYVEISNLLRGRSTSPRGCYSPVRTPRQFHARTCLQHDEPPQQLPAFLEAYKRAVDFPAATHDFETFFAQAEPNTEVVLHGYLGARADLSKKLSFVRLSDPTLQHSLQVVAFAKNDAFEQLKTVNVNSPVAVRGTIQKKKTKPSEADNTTAQDQWELALEEIHPLNDFPKEIIMTPETVFPPEQRYLQLRSDAELREALRFRARAHNICKKELEQCRPPFVEIETPLLFKSTPEGAREFIVPTRREGLAYALPQSPQQYKQILMASGLPRYYQFARCFRDEDLRADRQPEFTQLDMEMSFATGDDVMRTVEGVIRRLWSSLMKDPAPEGPFRKVPYQQVMAKYGSDKPDTRYGMEIIRLDHALPVDLVGKLSDLPNPIVEAFKLEGNNNDPAETHKFITEFLDSPAGAPFNNNPDGGPGVFIYNGKQPLCGLQPFGFEAAEQVEELLDPDHGDLIVLQARPRAPFSGGSTPVGDLRRALHAASVSTGFKPAPTGFDFLWVVDFPLFSPLSDSEPGQGGAAGFCSTHHPFTAPKTPADVDLLLTDPTQAVADHYDLVVNGVELGGGSRRIHDAAVQEFIFRDILKMPAERLTDFSHLLDALRSGCPPHAGLALGFDRLVAVMLGKESVRDVIAFPKTGKGGDDAMVGTPSPMTEEALKTYHLMLRK from the exons ATGCCAATTGCTGCCGTGCAGCTCCGCTCTTTGCGGCTGAGATCCAGTTACGTTGAGATCTCCAATCTTCTGCGCGGTCGATCCACTTCGCCGAGAGGATGTTATAGCCCCGTTCGGACTCCGCGGCAGTTTCACGCTCGGACTTGTCTGCAACATGACGAGCCTCCTCAACAGCTTCCTGCTTTTCTGGAGGCTTACAAGAGAGCTG TTGACTTCCCTGCTGCCACCCACGACTTCGAAACGTTCTTCGCACAGGCTGAGCCGAATACGGAAGTAGTACTACATGGATACCTCGGAGCCCGCGCAGATCTGTCAAAAAAACTATCCTTCGTGCGCCTATCTGATCCCACCCTGCAACACAGCCTGCAAGTTGTGGCATTTGCGAAGAACGATGCTTTCGAGCAACTAAAGACTGTGAATGTGAACAGCCCGGTGGCTGTCCGCGGGACaattcaaaagaaaaagaccaaGCCATCAGAAGCGGATAACACTACAGCTCAAGACCAATGGGAGCTCGCATTAGAAGAAATCCACCCCCTCAACGACTTCCCCAAGGAGATTATAATGACGCCTGAAACGGTGTTTCCACCAGAGCAACGATACCTTCAACTCCGCTCAGACGCAGAGCTGCGCGAGGCGCTGCGCTTCCGTGCCCGCGCGCACAATATTTGCAAGAAAGAGCTGGAGCAGTGTCGGCCGCCGTTTGTGGAGATTGAGACCCCGCTGTTGTTCAAATCTACCCCGGAAGGCGCACGAGAGTTCATTGTGCCTACACGGAGAGAGGGACTTGCCTATGCTTTGCCGCAGAGTCCGCAGCAATACAAGCAGATTCTCATGGCTAGTGGCTTGCCGAGGTATTATCAGTTTGCGCGCTGCTTCCGGGATGAGGATTTGCGCGCAGATCGTCAGCCGGAGTTTACTCAG CTCGACATGGAGATGTCTTTCGCGACAGGCGACGATGTTATGCGCACCGTGGAAGGTGTTATTCGCCGACTTTGGTCGTCATTGATGAAAGACCCGGCCCCCGAGGGCCCATTCCGCAAAGTGCCCTACCAGCAAGTCATGGCCAAGTACGGCTCTGACAAGCCGGACACGAGATATGGGATGGAAATCATTCGACTTGACCACGCTCTTCCCGTGGATCTGGTTGGCAAGCTTTCTGACCTACCTAATCCCATCGTGGAGGCATTCAAGCTTGAAGGAAACAACAACGATCCCGCTGAAACTCACAAGTTCATTACCGAGTTCCTCGATTCCCCTGCCGGTGCGCCGTTCAACAATAACCCAGACGGCGGCCCAGGTGTCTTCATCTACAATGGCAAGCAGCCGTTGTGTGGACTACAGCCCTTCGGCTTCGAAGCCGCCGAGCAAGTTGAGGAACTGCTGGACCCTGACCATGGTGATCTGATCGTCCTGCAAGCACGCCCCCGTGCTCCTTTCTCAGGGGGTTCAACCCCCGTTGGCGATCTACGCCGTGCACTGCACGCTGCCTCCGTCTCGACCGGCTTCAAGCCCGCCCCGACCGGATTCGACTTCCTCTGGGTCGTCGACTTCCCCCTCTTCTCCCCCCTCTCAGACTCGGAGCCCGGTCAGGGCGGCGCAGCAGGATTCTGCTCCACCCATCACCCCTTCACCGCGCCCAAGACCCCCGCCGACGTCGACCTCCTCCTCACAGACCCTACCCAGGCGGTAGCTGACCACTACGACCTCGTCGTGAATGGAGTTGAGCTGGGCGGTGGGAGTCGTCGTATCCACGACGCAGCTGTGCAGGAATTCATCTTCCGTGATATCCTGAAAATGCCAGCTGAGCGGTTGACCGACTTCTCTCATCTCCTCGATGCCCTCCGCTCTGGGTGTCCGCCCCACGCGGGTCTTGCGCTGGGCTTTGACAGGCTGGTCGCTGTTATGCTTGGCAAGGAATCCGTGCGTGATGTCATCGCATTCCCGAAGACGGGGAAGGGGGGCGATGATGCCATGGTTGGAACCCCGAGTCCCATGACCGAGGAGGCATTGAAGACGTATCACCTCATGTTGAGGAAGTAG
- a CDS encoding ABC transporter, integral membrane type 1 — translation MKRACSPETNPNDEPRKRIPLNEPRPVLLSLNVPISPPRRRSSIKRDKDGDGDATMLNIPRLITSSSLTAIEAGQVEVTNHLSTISANLKECIRPSPKQPLPRLPIKEWMELYRRNEHSEGRHFVIHQHDHPIAGLHYDLRLQFSETSSVSWSVMYGMPGDPKSQRLNRNATETRIHCLWNHLIETASHKTGNVIIWDTGEYEILPHQIDPSGPETDDSRSEISEDSPVSQEERISDSAKLREAFQNRKIRLRLHGTLLPNGYTVILRMNKTTDFARLIREGPKRRRRHQSGPRVPPPSSPSDSGSSPPISNQNLTVGPTMHRSQSESQTSPARAAHADNTYTADIEIQRNNAYPGSSNTIGSIHQRRWYLSLDRESSGFERTNKPRGLKEIGQKTWTPKSVGQGFEPFYVHGPVYEWSIVTARLGRDVLDDEAVEDFVPRRGWRPVLH, via the exons ATGAAACGCGCCTGCAGCCCAGAAACCAACCCAAACGATGAGCCGAGAAAAAGAATTCCGCTGAATGAACCGCGCCCAGTTCTCTTAAGCCTAAATGTACCTATCTCTCCGCCGCGAAGAAGATCATCCATCAAACGGGATAaggatggagatggagacgCTACTATGCTGAACATACCACGACTAATCACTTCATCCAGCCTCACTGCCATTGAAGCAGGCCAGGTTGAAGTGACCAACCATCTGAGCACAATTTCCGCAAATCTCAAAGAATGCATTCGCCCATCTCCCAAACAGCCATTGCCGCGGCTGCCCATCAAAGAATGGATGGAGCTGTACAGACGCAACGAGCATTCAGAAGGACGTCATTTCGTCATCCATCAACATGACCATCCCATCGCAGGGCTTCATTATGATCTCCGCCTCCAATTTTCAGAGACCAGCTCTGTCAGTTGGTCGGTTATGTATGGGATGCCTGGCGATCCGAAAAGCCAGCGGTTAAACCGGAATGCAACCGAAACTCGGATCCATTGTTTATGG AACCATCTGATTGAGACTGCTTCGCACAAAACTGGGAACGTGATTATCTGGGATACTGGAGAATATGAAATTCTACCTCATCAAATTGACCCTTCCGGTCCTGAGACCGACGATTCGCGATCAGAGATCTCTGAAGATAGTCCTGTTTCCCAGGAAGAACGGATCTCAGATAGTGCGAAGTTGCGAGAGGCCTTTCAGAAT CGCAAAATCCGACTTCGACTGCACGGAACGCTTTTACCCAATGGCTATACTGTAATTCTGCGGATGAATAAAACAACTGATTTTGCAAGGCTGATCCGCGAAGGTCCCAAACGGCGCCGTCGCCACCAATCCGGGCCAAGGGTGCCACCACCGTCATCTCCCTCGGACTCCGGATCTTCGCCGCCAATTAGTAACCAAAATTTGACAGTGGGCCCAACAATGCACCGATCTCAATCCGAATCCCAAACTAGCCCAGCTAGGGCTGCACATGCAGACAATACCTACACCGCCGACATCGAAATACAAAGGAACAACGCTTACCCAGGGTCCAGTAATACAATCGGTTCGATCCATCAACGGCGATGGTACCTCAGTTTAGACCGGGAATCCTCGGGATTTGAGCGGACGAACAAGCCAAGGGGTTTGAAAGAAATAGGCCAAAAAACGTGGACTCCCAAATCCGTCGGACAAGGATTCGAGCCGTTTTATGTGCACGGACCAGTTTATGAGTGGAGCATTGTTACCGCGCGACTGGGGCGCGATGTCTTGGACGATGAGGCCGTGGAAGATTTTGTGCCGAGACGCGGGTGGAGGCCGGTCCTGCATTAG